A part of Mycolicibacterium sp. TUM20985 genomic DNA contains:
- a CDS encoding esterase family protein → MSFVGKMARRFAVAALAAGTLSGLIAGVGGSATAGAFSRPGLPVEYLMVPSPSMGRDIKVQFQSGGANSPSAYLLDGLRAQDDFNGWDINTPAFEWYNGSGVSVVMPVGGQSSFYTNWYKPACGKKSGTCLTYNWETFLTQELPAYLAANNGVDSTRTAAVGLSMAGSASLTLAIHHPQQFQYAAALSGFLNPSEGWWPGLINTAMGDAGGYKADDMWGKAETDPAWKYNDPMVPANMATLVANNTRVWIYCGDGTPSGLGGNNLPAKFLESFTLRTNKQFQTNYMAAGGNNGVFNFPESGTHDWPYWGQQLQAMKPDIQRVLNAVPTAVS, encoded by the coding sequence ATGAGTTTCGTAGGCAAGATGGCGCGCCGCTTCGCGGTCGCGGCCCTGGCGGCGGGAACGCTGTCGGGACTGATCGCCGGCGTCGGCGGTTCGGCAACAGCCGGAGCATTCTCGAGGCCGGGCCTCCCGGTCGAGTACCTGATGGTGCCGTCGCCCAGCATGGGTCGCGACATCAAGGTGCAGTTCCAGAGTGGCGGGGCGAATTCGCCCAGCGCCTACCTGCTCGACGGCCTCCGCGCGCAGGACGACTTCAACGGCTGGGACATCAACACGCCCGCCTTCGAGTGGTACAACGGCTCGGGCGTCTCGGTCGTCATGCCCGTCGGTGGCCAGTCCAGCTTCTACACCAACTGGTACAAGCCGGCGTGCGGCAAGAAGAGTGGCACCTGCCTGACGTACAACTGGGAGACCTTCCTGACCCAGGAGCTTCCTGCGTACCTGGCGGCCAACAACGGCGTCGACTCGACCCGTACCGCGGCCGTCGGGCTGTCGATGGCCGGTTCGGCATCGCTGACCCTGGCAATCCACCACCCGCAGCAGTTCCAGTACGCGGCGGCGCTGTCGGGCTTCCTCAACCCTTCCGAGGGCTGGTGGCCGGGACTGATCAACACCGCGATGGGTGATGCCGGCGGCTACAAGGCCGATGACATGTGGGGCAAGGCGGAGACCGACCCGGCCTGGAAGTACAACGACCCGATGGTGCCGGCCAACATGGCGACTCTCGTCGCGAACAACACGCGTGTCTGGATCTACTGTGGCGACGGCACTCCGTCCGGGCTGGGTGGCAACAACTTGCCCGCCAAGTTCCTGGAGAGCTTCACGCTGCGCACCAACAAGCAGTTCCAGACCAACTACATGGCCGCGGGTGGCAACAACGGCGTGTTCAACTTCCCGGAGAGCGGGACCCACGACTGGCCGTACTGGGGTCAGCAGCTGCAGGCGATGAAGCCGGACATCCAGCGCGTCCTCAACGCGGTTCCGACGGCCGTTTCGTAA
- a CDS encoding esterase family protein, translating into MLAVGLWVASPHVAKADGVEYLMVPSAAMGRDIPVAFQAGGPHAVFLLDAFNAGDPVNNWVTAGNAMSTLAGKGISVAAPASGAFTMYTNWEADGGRQWETFLSQELPDWLAANKGLAPNGHGVVGASQGGTGALMMATFHPDRFRYAGSMSGFMTPSATALNGAITAGMAQYGGVNTQAMWGAAQLGRWKWHDPDVHVSLLVANNTRLWIYSPGALSCTDPVAMIGFCDQAAGSNRTFYQHYRGVGGHNAHFDFPTSGQHDWGSWGPQLAAMSGDLVAAIK; encoded by the coding sequence ATGCTGGCCGTCGGTCTCTGGGTGGCCAGCCCGCATGTCGCCAAGGCCGACGGCGTCGAGTACCTGATGGTTCCCTCGGCGGCGATGGGCCGCGACATCCCGGTGGCGTTCCAGGCGGGGGGCCCGCATGCGGTGTTCCTCCTCGATGCCTTCAACGCGGGTGACCCGGTGAACAACTGGGTCACGGCGGGCAACGCCATGAGCACCCTGGCAGGGAAGGGCATCTCGGTGGCCGCACCGGCCAGCGGCGCCTTCACCATGTACACCAACTGGGAGGCCGACGGCGGTAGGCAGTGGGAGACCTTCCTGTCCCAGGAGTTGCCGGACTGGCTGGCCGCGAACAAGGGCCTGGCCCCCAACGGGCACGGCGTCGTGGGCGCTTCCCAGGGCGGTACCGGTGCCCTCATGATGGCGACCTTCCACCCCGACCGGTTTCGCTACGCCGGCTCGATGTCGGGCTTCATGACGCCGTCGGCCACCGCGCTGAACGGTGCCATCACGGCGGGCATGGCGCAGTACGGCGGCGTCAACACCCAGGCGATGTGGGGTGCGGCGCAGCTCGGCCGCTGGAAGTGGCACGACCCCGACGTCCACGTAAGCCTGTTGGTGGCCAACAACACTCGGCTGTGGATCTACAGCCCCGGGGCGTTGTCGTGCACTGATCCCGTCGCGATGATCGGCTTCTGCGACCAGGCGGCCGGTAGCAACCGGACGTTCTATCAGCACTACCGCGGCGTCGGTGGGCACAACGCCCACTTCGACTTTCCGACCTCGGGGCAACACGACTGGGGCAGCTGGGGTCCTCAGCTGGCGGCCATGTCGGGTGACCTCGTCGCCGCCATCAAGTAG
- a CDS encoding DUF732 domain-containing protein, with protein sequence MHLDRPRTASAAMACAALMVSGCGMGDDVMATIGMAPSETTAAGTSAQTFAAPPVAEPGDEPELVVTPAQRSFLDALTESGVTPSSELSALSIGSYVCQARAANQSDQVVWDFVLPMVRGDVRDSYGESVAAPAGQVNAETADYIRIATHTLC encoded by the coding sequence GTGCACCTCGACAGACCGCGAACGGCAAGCGCCGCGATGGCCTGTGCAGCCTTGATGGTCAGCGGCTGCGGGATGGGCGACGACGTGATGGCAACGATCGGCATGGCACCGTCGGAGACCACGGCGGCGGGCACCAGCGCCCAGACCTTCGCTGCTCCTCCAGTCGCCGAGCCGGGCGATGAACCGGAGTTGGTGGTCACCCCCGCGCAACGGTCGTTCCTCGACGCGCTGACCGAATCGGGTGTCACACCGTCCAGTGAACTGTCGGCGTTGAGCATCGGGTCTTATGTGTGCCAGGCTCGGGCCGCCAACCAGAGCGATCAGGTGGTGTGGGACTTCGTCCTGCCGATGGTGCGTGGTGACGTCAGGGATTCGTACGGTGAGTCGGTGGCGGCCCCCGCCGGGCAGGTGAACGCCGAGACCGCCGACTACATTCGCATCGCCACCCACACCCTTTGCTAG
- the culp6 gene encoding carboxylesterase Culp6, whose translation MATNRRRKRHVVLALTAAGAVAVLVGLVVVGLWIVMRSPEPLPPSAVPPTAQPPTGATTPGQKPRPEFQDASCADVMVLSIPGTWESSPQLDPVNPTQFPIALLLNVTNPLRQAFGEDRVAMYTVPYTAQFHNPFAADKQMSYNDSRTEGSRAAIQALTDMNNRCPLTSYVIVGFSQGAVIGGDIASDIGNGRGPVDADLVLGVTLIADGRREAGVGQDVGPNPPGQGAEITLQEVPTLSALGLTMSGPRPGGFGALNDRTNQICATGDLICSAPEGAFSIVNLPKTLEVLSGGAGQPVHALYNTPQFWSLDGQTATQWTEAWTRGVIDGAPRPKHG comes from the coding sequence ATGGCCACCAATCGCCGACGCAAACGCCACGTCGTCCTCGCTTTGACCGCAGCCGGGGCGGTGGCGGTACTGGTCGGCCTCGTCGTCGTCGGCCTGTGGATCGTCATGCGGTCGCCCGAACCGCTGCCTCCCAGCGCCGTGCCGCCGACGGCGCAGCCGCCGACCGGGGCGACCACGCCTGGCCAGAAGCCCCGGCCGGAGTTCCAGGACGCCAGCTGCGCGGACGTGATGGTGTTGTCGATTCCCGGCACCTGGGAGTCCTCACCACAACTCGATCCGGTGAATCCGACGCAGTTCCCGATCGCGCTGCTACTCAACGTGACCAACCCGCTCCGCCAGGCCTTCGGCGAGGATCGGGTGGCCATGTACACGGTTCCGTACACCGCTCAGTTCCACAATCCGTTCGCGGCGGACAAGCAGATGTCCTACAACGACAGTCGCACCGAGGGAAGCCGGGCGGCGATCCAGGCGCTGACCGACATGAACAACCGTTGCCCGCTGACGAGTTACGTGATCGTCGGGTTCTCGCAGGGCGCCGTCATCGGCGGTGACATCGCCAGCGACATCGGCAACGGCCGCGGCCCGGTCGACGCCGACCTCGTGCTCGGTGTGACGTTGATCGCCGACGGCCGCAGGGAGGCCGGAGTGGGCCAGGACGTCGGCCCCAACCCGCCCGGGCAGGGTGCGGAGATCACGCTGCAGGAGGTGCCGACGCTGTCGGCGCTGGGTCTGACCATGAGCGGCCCGCGCCCCGGTGGCTTCGGCGCCCTGAACGACCGGACGAATCAGATCTGCGCGACGGGTGATCTAATCTGCTCGGCACCCGAGGGGGCGTTCTCCATCGTCAACCTGCCGAAGACGCTGGAGGTCCTCAGCGGGGGTGCAGGTCAGCCGGTGCATGCCCTGTACAACACCCCACAGTTCTGGTCCCTCGACGGACAGACCGCAACGCAGTGGACCGAGGCGTGGACCCGGGGCGTCATCGACGGCGCGCCGCGCCCAAAACACGGATGA
- the fadD32 gene encoding long-chain-fatty-acid--AMP ligase FadD32 — translation MGFHNPFLKDGLIRFPDSGNLVRHVEKWAKVRGDNLAYQFIDFSTERDGVARNLGWRDFSARNKAVGARLQQVTQPGDRVAILCPQNLDYLIGFFGVLYAGRIAVPLFDPAEPGHVGRLHAVLDDCQPTAILTTTDSAEGVRKFFRTRPAKERPRVIAVDAVPDEVGATWVQEDVTHDTIAYLQYTSGSTRVPTGVQITHLNLATNIVQVIEGIGGDEGDRGVTWLPFFHDMGLITAMIPPVVGHYITFMTPAAFVRRPGRWIREMARKDDDTGSVISVAPNFAFDHAAARGVPKDGEPPLDLSNVKAVLNGSEPISAATVRRFNEAFGPFGFNPKALKPSYGLAEATLFVSTTATDEPPKIVYVDREQLNSYRFVEVAEDAPSAVAQASAGKVGVSEWAVIVDAASASELPDGQIGEIWISGQNMGTGYWGRPEQTIATFHNILKSRIGASHAEGAPDDATWVSTGDFGAFYEGDIYITGRVKDLVIVDGRNHYPQDLEYSAQEASKALRTGFVAAFSVPANQLPDVVFENAHAGLKRDPSDSSEQLVIVAERAAGANKMDLAPVADEIRAAIAVRHGVTVRDVLLTPAGAIPRTSSGKIGRRACRSAYLDGTLRSGKIANDFPDQAD, via the coding sequence ATGGGATTCCACAACCCGTTCTTGAAGGACGGCCTGATCAGGTTTCCCGACAGCGGCAATCTCGTCCGGCACGTGGAGAAGTGGGCGAAGGTGCGCGGCGACAACCTCGCCTACCAGTTCATCGATTTCTCCACCGAGCGCGACGGCGTCGCACGCAACCTTGGTTGGCGTGACTTCAGCGCCCGCAACAAGGCGGTCGGTGCGCGGCTGCAACAGGTCACCCAGCCCGGTGACCGCGTGGCCATCCTGTGCCCCCAGAATCTGGACTATCTCATCGGCTTCTTCGGCGTCCTCTACGCCGGCCGCATCGCCGTGCCCCTCTTCGATCCGGCCGAGCCCGGCCACGTCGGCCGGCTGCACGCCGTCCTGGACGACTGTCAGCCCACCGCAATCCTGACCACGACCGACTCCGCCGAAGGCGTGCGCAAGTTCTTCCGCACCCGGCCGGCCAAGGAGCGGCCCCGCGTGATCGCCGTGGACGCCGTGCCCGATGAGGTCGGCGCCACCTGGGTGCAGGAGGACGTCACCCACGACACCATCGCCTACCTGCAGTACACGTCCGGGTCGACCCGCGTCCCCACCGGCGTGCAGATCACCCACCTCAACCTGGCGACCAACATCGTCCAGGTCATCGAGGGAATCGGCGGCGACGAGGGCGACCGCGGCGTCACCTGGCTGCCGTTCTTCCACGACATGGGTCTCATCACCGCGATGATCCCGCCCGTCGTGGGGCACTACATCACCTTCATGACGCCGGCGGCGTTCGTCCGCAGGCCCGGTCGCTGGATTCGCGAGATGGCCCGCAAGGACGACGACACGGGAAGCGTCATCTCCGTCGCGCCGAACTTCGCCTTCGATCACGCGGCCGCCCGCGGCGTCCCCAAGGACGGCGAACCGCCCCTTGACCTGTCGAACGTCAAGGCCGTGCTCAACGGCAGCGAGCCGATCTCCGCGGCCACCGTGCGCCGGTTCAACGAGGCGTTCGGGCCGTTCGGCTTCAACCCGAAGGCGCTCAAGCCGTCCTACGGGCTGGCCGAGGCCACGCTGTTCGTATCGACCACCGCCACCGACGAGCCGCCGAAGATCGTCTACGTCGACCGTGAGCAGCTCAACTCCTACCGCTTCGTCGAGGTCGCCGAGGACGCGCCGTCGGCCGTCGCGCAGGCGTCCGCCGGCAAGGTCGGCGTGTCCGAGTGGGCTGTCATCGTCGACGCCGCGTCGGCCAGCGAGCTGCCCGATGGGCAGATCGGCGAGATCTGGATCAGCGGGCAGAACATGGGCACCGGTTACTGGGGCAGGCCCGAGCAGACCATCGCCACGTTCCACAACATCCTCAAGTCCAGGATCGGCGCGTCGCACGCCGAGGGCGCGCCCGACGACGCCACCTGGGTCAGCACCGGCGACTTCGGCGCCTTCTACGAGGGCGACATCTACATCACCGGCCGCGTCAAGGACCTGGTGATCGTCGACGGCCGCAACCACTACCCGCAGGACCTCGAGTACTCCGCGCAAGAGGCAAGCAAGGCGCTGCGGACCGGCTTCGTCGCGGCGTTCTCGGTGCCTGCCAATCAACTGCCCGACGTGGTGTTCGAGAACGCGCACGCGGGTCTGAAGCGCGACCCCAGCGACTCCTCCGAGCAGCTCGTCATCGTCGCCGAGCGGGCCGCCGGCGCCAACAAGATGGACCTCGCGCCGGTGGCCGACGAGATCCGTGCCGCCATCGCGGTCCGGCATGGCGTGACGGTGCGCGACGTGCTGCTGACGCCTGCGGGTGCCATTCCGCGTACGTCGAGCGGAAAGATCGGCCGCCGGGCGTGCCGCTCGGCCTACCTGGACGGCACCCTGCGCAGCGGCAAGATCGCGAACGACTTCCCCGATCAGGCGGACTGA
- the pks13 gene encoding polyketide synthase Pks13 (Pks13 is a key enzyme in mycolic acid biosynthesis.), which yields MTESEDNSPSPAGVGPARTDKTVAELREYLRNWIADATGQPADRIDESAPMVELGLSSRDAVAMASDIEDLTGVTLTATVVFRNPTIESLATVIVEGDPEDEAPVDDDYDWSRTKDVDSAEYDVAIVGIGTRFPGDLNTPDEMWRALLDGKDSSSELPEGRWEEFLAEPRIAARVAKAHTRGGYLSDIKGFDSEFFALSKMEADNLDPQQRMALELTWEALEHARIPASSLRGESVGVFVGSSNNDYTFLSIADPNAAHPYAITGTASSIVANRVSYFFDFRGPSMSIDTACSSSLVAVHEGVKALRAGDVDAVVAGGVNAMITPMVTLGFDEVGGVLAPDGRCKSFSHDANGYARSEGGGMMVLKRVADARRDGDQIFAVIAGTAVNHDGRSNGLLAPNPDAQADVLRKAYKDAGIDPRTVDYVEAHGTGTILGDPIEADALGRVVGKGRAADQPALLGAVKSNVGHLESAAGAASLAKVALSLHNDKLPPSINYSGPNPYIDFEKIHVKVNDTVSDWPRYSGHAIAGVSGFGFGGANAHLVVREVLPSDLVEPEPVPETVEVQTKSEAQATYVGGVRVDEYGDILDDEDDDGLDVPAVSVDAEPGLPGLTDEALRLLEIAREELEASDQPTPVVPLAVSGFLTSRKRATAAELADWIDSEEGRAASLESIGRSLSRRNHGRSRAVVLAHDHDEAVKGLHALAEGKQSPLVFAADGPATNGPVWVLAGFGAQHRKMGKSLYLRDEIFAKWINQVDALVQDELGYSIVELILDDSQDYGIETTQTVIFAIQIALGELLKAHGAKAGALVGQSLGEAAAAYFSGGLSLEDATRTICSRAHLMGEGEAMLFGEYIRLMALVEYSADEIKTVFSDYPDLEVCVYAAPTQTVIGGPPEQVDAIIARAEAEGKFARKFQTKGASHTQQMGPLLGELAAELQGIDPRPLQTAYYSTVHEGSLVRAGAEPIHDVDYWKKGLRHSVYFTHGIRNAVDNGHTTFLELAPNPVALMQVGLTTASAGLHDAQLVATLARKQDEVDSMTTAMAQLFTHGHDLDFRTLFARGEYANIPPTRFKRKPHWLDVRFSGDGSNLLPGTHVAMPDGRHVWEFAPRAATDLAALVKAAAVQVLPDATLTAYEQRAVPADDARLVTTLTRHPGGATVQVHARIEESFTLVYDAIVTRGGQATTLPTAVGAGAAVAAVTVVTEVAAEPEPEDDAAILHDSLTAGAGIAAGFAKWSSDSGETIAQRLGTIVGSAMGYEPEDLPWEVPLIELGLDSLMAVRIKNRVEYDFDLPPIQLTAVRDANLYAVEKLIQYAIENRDEVVQLAEVQKTQTDEEIAAAQAELMGGATTVAELEARLAQKQAEAQGITAEIPAPPSDPAGPGTPPPPPPPTNPAGPTAEVKTPNLAGAAQVLNQQAISEALNSDVPPRDASERVTFATWAIVTGKSPGGVFNPLRSLSDDEAQKMAARLTERAEGTITVEDVKNAGTIEELATTVREFLEAGELDGFVRTIRKPVHDDDVPVYVFHAAGGSTVVYEPLLKRLPAGTPMYGLERVEGTIQERAEQYVPKLLELNGWASRATGEGARKPFILTGWSLGGALAYACAIGLKQQGADVRFVGLIDTVRAGEEVPQTTEETRKRWDRYAAFAAKNFNVEIPPIPYEELEGLDDAGQVQFVLDAVQNAGVQIPGGIIEHQRTSYLDNRALETVVIEPYDGHVTLYMADRYHDDAIKFEPRYGIRQPDGGWGEFVSDLEVVAIGGEHIQAIDEPYIAKVGAHMSEAINRIESEHK from the coding sequence ATGACTGAATCCGAAGATAATTCGCCATCGCCGGCAGGTGTCGGGCCGGCGCGTACCGACAAGACGGTCGCCGAGCTGCGGGAGTACCTGCGCAACTGGATCGCCGACGCGACGGGGCAACCCGCCGATCGCATCGACGAGTCCGCACCGATGGTCGAACTGGGTCTCTCGTCACGCGACGCCGTCGCGATGGCCAGTGACATCGAGGATCTCACCGGCGTCACCTTGACCGCCACCGTCGTGTTCCGGAACCCGACGATCGAATCGTTGGCGACCGTCATCGTCGAGGGCGACCCCGAAGACGAAGCTCCCGTCGACGACGACTACGACTGGTCGCGCACCAAGGACGTCGACTCCGCCGAATACGACGTGGCCATCGTCGGCATCGGCACGCGATTCCCCGGCGACCTGAACACTCCCGACGAGATGTGGCGTGCCCTGCTCGATGGCAAGGACTCCAGCTCGGAGCTGCCCGAGGGCCGCTGGGAGGAGTTCCTCGCCGAGCCGCGCATCGCCGCGCGGGTGGCCAAGGCGCATACCCGCGGCGGCTACCTGTCCGACATCAAGGGCTTCGACTCCGAGTTCTTCGCGCTGTCGAAGATGGAGGCCGACAACCTCGACCCGCAGCAGCGGATGGCCCTCGAGCTGACCTGGGAAGCGTTGGAGCACGCCAGGATTCCGGCGTCCAGCCTTCGCGGGGAGAGCGTCGGGGTCTTCGTCGGCAGCTCGAACAACGACTACACGTTCCTCAGCATCGCCGACCCCAACGCCGCCCACCCGTACGCCATCACGGGCACGGCCAGCTCGATCGTCGCGAACCGGGTGTCCTACTTCTTCGACTTCCGCGGCCCCTCCATGTCCATCGACACCGCGTGCTCGTCGTCACTGGTCGCGGTGCACGAGGGCGTCAAGGCGCTGCGTGCGGGTGACGTCGACGCCGTCGTCGCCGGTGGCGTCAACGCGATGATCACCCCGATGGTGACCCTGGGCTTCGACGAGGTCGGCGGCGTGCTGGCGCCCGACGGCCGCTGTAAGTCGTTCTCGCACGACGCCAACGGCTACGCCCGCTCCGAGGGCGGCGGCATGATGGTGCTCAAGCGCGTCGCCGACGCGCGCCGCGACGGCGACCAGATCTTCGCCGTGATCGCCGGCACTGCGGTCAACCACGACGGTCGGTCCAACGGGCTGTTGGCGCCCAATCCCGACGCGCAGGCCGACGTGTTGCGCAAGGCCTACAAGGACGCGGGCATCGACCCGCGCACCGTCGACTACGTCGAAGCGCACGGCACCGGCACCATCCTCGGTGACCCGATCGAGGCCGACGCACTGGGACGGGTGGTCGGCAAGGGCCGCGCGGCCGACCAGCCCGCACTGCTGGGTGCGGTGAAATCCAATGTGGGACACCTGGAGTCGGCCGCGGGTGCGGCGAGTCTGGCCAAGGTGGCGCTGTCGCTGCACAACGACAAGCTGCCGCCGTCGATCAACTACTCGGGGCCGAATCCGTACATCGACTTCGAGAAGATCCACGTCAAGGTCAACGACACCGTCTCCGATTGGCCGCGCTACAGCGGCCATGCCATCGCCGGTGTGTCGGGCTTCGGCTTCGGTGGCGCGAACGCTCACCTCGTGGTGCGCGAGGTGCTGCCGTCCGATCTCGTCGAGCCGGAACCGGTGCCTGAAACCGTTGAGGTGCAGACGAAGTCCGAGGCGCAGGCCACCTACGTCGGCGGCGTGCGGGTCGATGAGTACGGCGACATTCTCGACGATGAGGACGACGACGGTCTCGACGTTCCCGCCGTGTCAGTGGACGCCGAGCCGGGGCTACCGGGTCTCACCGACGAGGCGCTGCGGCTGCTGGAGATCGCCCGCGAGGAGCTCGAGGCCAGCGATCAGCCGACACCCGTCGTCCCGCTCGCTGTTTCAGGGTTCCTGACCTCGCGCAAGCGGGCCACCGCCGCCGAGCTGGCCGACTGGATCGACAGCGAGGAAGGCCGGGCGGCCTCGCTCGAGTCGATCGGGCGGTCGCTGTCGCGACGCAACCACGGGCGCTCGCGCGCAGTGGTTCTGGCGCACGACCACGACGAGGCGGTCAAGGGCCTGCACGCGTTGGCCGAGGGCAAGCAGTCGCCGCTGGTGTTCGCCGCCGACGGCCCTGCCACCAACGGACCCGTCTGGGTACTGGCCGGATTCGGTGCCCAGCATCGCAAGATGGGCAAGAGTCTGTATCTGCGCGACGAGATCTTCGCCAAGTGGATCAACCAGGTCGACGCCCTGGTGCAGGACGAGCTCGGCTACTCCATCGTCGAGTTGATCCTCGACGACTCGCAGGACTACGGCATCGAGACCACGCAGACCGTGATCTTCGCGATCCAGATCGCCCTCGGTGAATTGCTCAAGGCTCATGGCGCGAAAGCCGGTGCGCTGGTTGGACAATCGCTCGGTGAGGCGGCGGCTGCCTACTTCTCCGGTGGTCTTTCGTTGGAGGACGCCACCCGGACCATCTGCTCGCGCGCACACCTGATGGGTGAGGGCGAGGCGATGCTGTTCGGCGAGTACATCCGCCTGATGGCGCTCGTCGAGTATTCGGCCGACGAGATCAAGACGGTGTTCTCCGATTACCCCGACCTCGAGGTGTGCGTGTATGCGGCGCCGACGCAGACGGTGATCGGCGGCCCGCCCGAGCAGGTCGACGCGATCATCGCCAGGGCAGAGGCCGAGGGCAAGTTCGCCCGCAAGTTCCAGACCAAGGGCGCCAGCCACACTCAGCAGATGGGCCCCCTGCTCGGCGAGCTCGCGGCCGAATTGCAGGGCATCGACCCGCGACCGCTGCAGACGGCGTACTACTCGACGGTCCACGAGGGCAGCCTGGTGCGCGCCGGGGCCGAGCCGATCCACGACGTCGACTACTGGAAGAAGGGGCTGCGCCACAGCGTCTACTTCACCCACGGCATCCGCAACGCCGTCGACAACGGACACACGACCTTCCTCGAACTGGCCCCGAATCCCGTGGCACTCATGCAGGTTGGGCTCACCACGGCCTCGGCGGGTCTGCACGACGCGCAGCTCGTCGCGACGCTGGCGCGCAAGCAGGACGAGGTCGACTCGATGACCACGGCCATGGCGCAGCTGTTCACCCACGGTCACGATCTGGACTTCCGCACCCTCTTCGCGCGTGGCGAGTACGCGAACATTCCGCCGACGCGCTTCAAGCGCAAGCCGCACTGGCTCGACGTCCGATTCTCCGGGGACGGATCGAACCTGTTGCCCGGCACCCACGTCGCCATGCCCGATGGCCGCCACGTCTGGGAGTTCGCCCCACGCGCCGCGACCGATCTCGCCGCCTTGGTGAAAGCCGCTGCGGTGCAGGTACTTCCCGATGCCACGCTCACTGCCTACGAGCAGCGTGCGGTTCCAGCGGACGACGCTCGGCTGGTGACGACGCTGACCCGCCACCCCGGCGGTGCGACGGTGCAGGTGCACGCGCGCATCGAGGAGTCGTTCACCCTGGTGTACGACGCGATCGTGACGCGCGGCGGCCAGGCGACGACGTTGCCGACGGCCGTCGGTGCGGGTGCCGCGGTGGCGGCGGTGACCGTGGTGACCGAGGTGGCTGCTGAGCCCGAGCCAGAAGACGACGCCGCGATTCTGCACGACAGCCTCACCGCTGGCGCGGGCATCGCCGCTGGCTTCGCCAAGTGGTCATCCGACAGCGGCGAGACGATCGCGCAGCGCCTGGGCACCATCGTCGGCAGCGCCATGGGCTACGAGCCCGAGGATCTGCCGTGGGAGGTGCCGCTGATCGAGCTGGGGCTCGACTCGCTGATGGCGGTGCGCATCAAGAACCGCGTCGAGTACGACTTCGACCTTCCGCCGATCCAGCTGACTGCGGTGCGCGACGCCAACCTCTACGCCGTGGAGAAGTTGATCCAGTACGCGATCGAGAACCGCGACGAGGTGGTTCAGCTCGCCGAGGTCCAGAAGACCCAGACCGACGAGGAGATCGCCGCGGCCCAGGCCGAGCTGATGGGCGGAGCGACCACGGTCGCCGAGCTCGAGGCGAGGCTCGCCCAGAAGCAGGCCGAGGCGCAGGGGATCACCGCCGAGATCCCGGCGCCACCAAGTGATCCCGCGGGTCCGGGCACCCCACCCCCGCCGCCTCCGCCGACGAACCCCGCCGGACCCACCGCGGAGGTGAAGACGCCGAACCTGGCCGGTGCGGCGCAGGTGCTGAACCAGCAGGCGATCTCCGAGGCGTTGAACTCCGACGTGCCTCCGCGCGACGCTTCCGAGCGGGTCACCTTCGCCACCTGGGCGATCGTCACCGGCAAGTCGCCGGGCGGCGTCTTCAACCCGCTTCGGTCGCTGTCCGACGACGAGGCGCAGAAGATGGCCGCGCGTCTGACCGAGCGGGCCGAGGGCACCATCACGGTCGAGGACGTGAAGAACGCAGGCACCATCGAGGAGCTCGCCACCACGGTGCGGGAGTTCCTCGAGGCGGGCGAGCTCGACGGTTTCGTGAGGACCATCCGCAAGCCCGTGCACGACGATGACGTGCCCGTCTACGTGTTCCACGCGGCGGGCGGCTCGACGGTGGTCTACGAGCCGCTGCTCAAGCGCCTTCCCGCGGGCACGCCGATGTACGGCTTGGAGCGCGTCGAGGGCACCATTCAGGAGCGTGCCGAACAGTACGTGCCAAAGTTGTTGGAGCTCAATGGCTGGGCGAGCAGAGCGACGGGAGAAGGGGCACGCAAGCCGTTCATCCTGACCGGTTGGTCGTTGGGTGGCGCGCTGGCCTACGCCTGCGCGATCGGGCTGAAGCAGCAAGGCGCCGATGTCCGGTTCGTCGGGCTCATCGACACCGTGCGGGCCGGCGAGGAGGTTCCTCAGACCACGGAGGAAACCCGCAAGCGCTGGGACAGGTATGCGGCGTTCGCGGCCAAGAACTTCAACGTGGAGATCCCGCCGATTCCGTACGAGGAACTCGAGGGACTCGACGACGCGGGCCAGGTGCAGTTCGTCCTCGATGCCGTGCAGAACGCGGGAGTGCAGATCCCCGGCGGCATCATCGAGCATCAGCGGACGTCGTACCTGGACAACCGTGCGCTCGAGACGGTCGTCATCGAGCCGTACGACGGTCACGTCACGCTGTACATGGCCGACCGCTACCACGACGATGCGATCAAGTTCGAGCCCCGCTACGGGATCCGCCAACCCGACGGCGGCTGGGGTGAATTCGTGTCCGATCTCGAGGTGGTGGCGATCGGGGGCGAGCACATCCAAGCGATCGACGAGCCGTACATTGCGAAGGTCGGCGCGCACATGAGTGAGGCGATCAACCGCATCGAGAGCGAGCACAAGTGA